In Dermacentor albipictus isolate Rhodes 1998 colony chromosome 6, USDA_Dalb.pri_finalv2, whole genome shotgun sequence, the following proteins share a genomic window:
- the LOC139046865 gene encoding uncharacterized protein, producing MQLHNIRVPKTGGQSPARGPAKPTKSGSASPKRRSSPKRQPILMQAGTPKGRRSPSGGSTPIRRAFLGNAGAAAAPKPQSAKDEVAAKPADDAGSTRSPTETRRRPTISLKDPRFRYIAQALMAARGGRGAGGTSGSSSPNGRTSPSATPYFASDDDNTILELGTSHVPHSPGGFGGRSSGTASPVISQRASIQLSSAFRNKSRAFPPGSEIGSSVRTWPWRESANDNFSPSDLRHGGSHSPLAGGTKYDGQKRSKPSFLVLTGACLLALLLSAIVLAVVLHMISIFNAPSRQKHAGQSNTNTSTKSPRFGIGVAGTIGVGGSATEVGRVQTSPPPYSSWRHA from the exons ATGCAATTGCACAATATACGGGTGCCAAAAACGGGAGGCCAGTCCCCTGCGCGAGGCCCAGCGAAACCGACGAAATCCGGAAGCGCTTCGCCGAAACGGCGAAGCTCGCCTAAGCGACAACCTATACTGATGCAAGCGGGCACGCCGAAGGGTCGCAGGTCACCATCTGGAGGAAGCACACCTATTCGCCGAGCTTTTCTCGGGAACGCAG GTGCAGCGGCCGCCCCGAAGCCGCAGTCTGCGAAAGACGAAGTCGCAGCCAAGCCGGCCGACGATGCAGGTTCGACGAGAAGCCCTACCGAAACTCGACGTAGGCCCACGATATCTCTGAAGGACCCGCGGTTCCGGTACATTGCCCAAGCCCTGATGGCTGCGCGGGGAGGTCGTGGAGCGGGCGGTACCAGTGGCAGTTCGTCGCCCAACGGACGGACATCCCCTTCCGCCACCCCGTATTTCGCTTCGGATGACGACAACACCATCCTCGAGCTCGGCACATCACACGTTCCCCACTCCCCGGGGGGATTCGGAGGGAGGTCCTCAGGAACTGCCTCACCCGTGATCTCACAGAG GGCTTCCATCCAGCTTTCGTCAGCCTTCCGCAACAAGTCAAGGGCATTTCCTCCCGGCAGCGAAATTGGGTCCTCCGTTCGAACCTGGCCGTGGCGCGAGTCTGCGAACGACAATTTCTCGCCTTCCGACCTGCGTCAC GGTGGCTCTCACAGCCCACTTGCCGGTGGTACCAAGTACGACGGCCAAAAGCGCTCAAAGCCTTCCTTCTTAGTGCTGACCGGCGCGTGCTTGCTTGCTCTGCTGCTCAGCGCCATCGTCCTCGCCGTCGTGCTGCACATGATCTCAATCTTCAACGCTCCCTCGCGTCAAAAACACGCAGGTCAAAGCAACACCAACACGAGCACAAAGAGTCCGCGGTTCGGCATAGGGGTGGCCGGCACCATCGGCGTTGGCGGAAGCGCCACCGAGGTGGGGAGGGTGCAGACTTCGCCTCCCCCCTATTCTTCATGGCGACACGCTTAG